In Mycobacterium gallinarum, a single window of DNA contains:
- the soxR gene encoding redox-sensitive transcriptional activator SoxR: MELLHELTPSDMSVRSGVAISALHFYEREGLITSKRTGGNQRRYARETLRRVAFIRMSQRLGIPLARIRDALATLPTDRVPTSKDWAKLSAGWRQDLDDRILHLQRLRDNLTGCIGCGCLSLKTCALSNPGDVLAGEGPGAVRL; the protein is encoded by the coding sequence ATGGAGTTGCTACACGAACTCACGCCCTCGGACATGTCCGTTCGAAGTGGCGTCGCCATCTCGGCGCTGCACTTCTACGAACGCGAAGGGCTCATCACCAGCAAGCGCACCGGCGGCAATCAACGGCGCTATGCCCGTGAAACGCTGCGTCGTGTCGCGTTCATCCGAATGAGCCAACGCCTCGGCATTCCACTCGCCCGCATCCGGGACGCACTGGCCACCCTGCCCACCGACCGCGTCCCGACGAGCAAGGACTGGGCCAAACTGTCCGCCGGCTGGCGCCAAGACCTCGACGACCGGATCCTGCATCTGCAGCGGCTACGCGACAATCTCACCGGCTGCATCGGCTGCGGATGCCTGAGCCTGAAGACCTGCGCGCTCTCCAATCCGGGCGATGTCCTGGCCGGCGAGGGACCAGGAGCTGTGCGCCTCTGA
- a CDS encoding alpha-ketoglutarate-dependent dioxygenase AlkB gives MELALQSSLFEHAERRHLGDGAWIDYRSGWLEDADSLFTELHDVIPWRAERRQMYDRVLDVPRLVSFWDFAEQDAAPVPHPRLKQIRRRLNDAYAGELGEPFTTAGLCLYRDGDDSVAWHGDTIGRSSTEDTMVAIVGLGATRVFALRPRGGGKSLRLKHCHGDLLVMGGSCQRTWEHAIPKTSRPTGPRISIQFRPHDVR, from the coding sequence ATGGAGCTGGCTCTACAGAGCTCGCTGTTCGAGCACGCTGAACGACGGCATCTCGGCGACGGCGCCTGGATCGACTATCGGTCCGGGTGGCTGGAGGACGCCGACTCGCTGTTCACCGAGCTGCACGACGTCATCCCGTGGCGCGCCGAGCGACGGCAGATGTACGACCGCGTGCTCGATGTGCCCCGGCTGGTCAGCTTCTGGGATTTTGCCGAACAGGACGCCGCGCCGGTTCCGCACCCGCGGCTGAAACAAATCCGGCGCCGTCTCAACGATGCGTACGCGGGTGAACTCGGCGAACCTTTCACCACCGCCGGGTTGTGCCTCTACCGCGACGGCGACGACAGCGTGGCCTGGCACGGCGACACGATCGGCCGCAGCAGCACCGAGGACACCATGGTCGCCATCGTCGGCCTCGGCGCCACAAGGGTTTTCGCGCTGCGACCGCGTGGGGGCGGCAAGTCGCTACGCCTCAAACACTGCCACGGTGACCTGTTGGTGATGGGTGGCTCGTGCCAGCGCACCTGGGAACACGCGATCCCGAAGACGTCCCGACCGACCGGCCCACGGATCAGCATCCAGTTCCGCCCGCACGACGTCCGCTAA
- a CDS encoding DUF5642 family protein has translation MFKSARLGSQLALVCAGLLAACGSSESADLSSADIARVKDVRSSFGPQFKVTEVAPTGIDPRLLGRPTLPEGMKFDPADCGSFATAQVLPDGVKGNMAATTAEGDGNRFIVIAVETSEPVPVNRPADNCERVGFAGGGMRGLVEVVESPQIEGAETMGSHRLLQTIVNGKPGAGEIYNYIASFGTFLVIVTANPLVLPDKPVAPVDTQRARDLLVSAVGAVKG, from the coding sequence ATGTTCAAGAGCGCAAGGCTCGGCAGCCAGTTGGCCCTGGTTTGCGCGGGGCTACTGGCTGCATGTGGATCGTCGGAGTCGGCGGATCTGTCCAGCGCCGACATCGCCCGCGTCAAGGACGTGCGCTCGAGTTTCGGTCCGCAGTTCAAGGTGACCGAGGTCGCGCCGACGGGGATCGACCCGCGACTGCTCGGACGGCCGACGCTGCCCGAGGGGATGAAGTTCGATCCGGCCGACTGTGGGTCCTTCGCCACCGCACAGGTGCTGCCCGATGGGGTGAAGGGCAATATGGCCGCCACCACCGCCGAGGGCGACGGTAACCGGTTCATCGTCATCGCGGTGGAAACCTCCGAGCCCGTTCCGGTCAACCGTCCCGCCGACAACTGCGAGCGGGTGGGTTTCGCCGGTGGCGGCATGCGAGGCCTGGTGGAGGTCGTGGAGTCGCCGCAGATCGAGGGCGCCGAGACGATGGGGTCCCATCGCCTGCTGCAGACGATCGTCAACGGCAAGCCGGGCGCCGGGGAGATCTACAACTACATCGCGAGCTTCGGAACATTTCTTGTCATCGTCACCGCGAACCCGTTGGTGCTGCCGGACAAGCCCGTCGCGCCCGTCGACACCCAGCGCGCCCGCGACCTCCTCGTGTCGGCCGTGGGGGCGGTCAAGGGTTAG
- a CDS encoding DUF5642 family protein gives MALLAAACGSGEDQPPDVTMSPVATPRIDPARVDRVRHDLPDGYEVANLTGQVRPPALWGFGTQWSAEPPQCGVLADPAVDPASTKGWSGSGTGGIVYVVVAESTAGLDPGAAASCGQWTLSAGQANGTVTMTAAPPIENAETVAMATVTTTVVEGGTETHSHADTVTAYLDGHVAFVSVVTDPGSPHPQLDAAFTNELMVKTAAALRG, from the coding sequence GTGGCTCTCCTCGCGGCGGCCTGTGGCTCGGGCGAGGATCAGCCACCGGACGTGACCATGTCACCCGTCGCAACGCCGCGGATCGACCCGGCCAGGGTCGATCGGGTTCGTCATGATCTGCCCGACGGATATGAGGTCGCCAACCTGACGGGCCAGGTGCGACCGCCGGCGTTGTGGGGGTTCGGCACGCAATGGTCGGCGGAACCGCCGCAGTGCGGTGTGCTCGCGGATCCCGCTGTCGATCCCGCCTCGACGAAAGGGTGGTCAGGGTCGGGAACGGGAGGCATCGTCTACGTCGTCGTGGCGGAGTCGACGGCGGGTCTGGACCCAGGGGCTGCAGCGTCATGCGGGCAGTGGACGCTCTCGGCCGGGCAGGCGAACGGCACAGTCACCATGACCGCCGCGCCGCCGATCGAGAACGCCGAGACCGTCGCGATGGCGACCGTGACAACGACCGTCGTCGAGGGCGGCACCGAAACCCACTCGCACGCCGATACCGTCACCGCCTACCTGGACGGTCACGTGGCGTTCGTCTCCGTGGTGACCGATCCCGGATCGCCGCATCCGCAACTCGACGCGGCTTTCACGAATGAACTGATGGTGAAAACGGCGGCGGCATTGCGGGGTTGA
- a CDS encoding PE-PPE domain-containing protein yields the protein MRGLIRSLGVVGLALLSVVGLVVAWTATTVVQLTATALIMGGTGHPLSSPPDDPVGYVNPYMNNAIDGFINPAFESTGPVGPGDDRYAIVTPEQFFPVSGSMTFDASVTAGLANVSRCIRGSTDCSYNPAVPGAPAGAPDATDEFAVFGYSQSAVVASLLKKDIIENPDGYPDLEPGDVSFFLLSNPMRPNGGVLARGPEGLTIPIIGITFHGATPTDSCDASGECYDTADVAAQYDILGGDAPASLTNLLAIANAVAGYYYFHGEMQNASLEDAEYQGSHGDTDYYLVRAQRLPILMPFEAFVPSPILTLLEAPLKAAIEAGYARDVNPGVATKVGLLPFRDPVQAIVNIVNAIPVGIDDAIAEASGDENNRPLGTDPVTGPFGVGGPELPDPSSADGEQNSMVSSRLGDDSGQGTGEGNLGENAEEQVVEGEVIEEGAPEGQAADNLEATTPRVGPKPVTRVGEHIRSTLDSIRLPKIRGPIRFDSQRDATPSSPTTAGDNDTAPGAPGSTPADAASPAAA from the coding sequence ATGCGGGGGTTGATTCGTTCGCTGGGCGTGGTGGGTCTGGCGTTGCTGAGCGTTGTCGGGCTGGTAGTGGCATGGACCGCGACGACAGTCGTCCAGCTGACGGCGACCGCGCTCATAATGGGCGGTACCGGTCATCCGCTGAGCTCTCCGCCGGACGATCCGGTGGGTTACGTCAACCCGTATATGAACAATGCGATCGACGGGTTCATCAACCCCGCCTTCGAGTCGACCGGCCCGGTGGGGCCCGGTGATGACCGCTACGCCATTGTCACCCCCGAGCAGTTCTTCCCGGTGTCCGGATCGATGACGTTCGATGCATCCGTGACCGCCGGCCTCGCGAACGTGAGCAGGTGTATCCGTGGGTCGACCGACTGCTCCTACAACCCCGCCGTCCCGGGCGCACCGGCCGGCGCACCCGACGCCACGGACGAATTCGCCGTCTTCGGCTACTCGCAGAGCGCGGTGGTCGCCTCACTGCTCAAGAAGGACATCATCGAGAATCCGGACGGCTATCCCGATCTCGAGCCGGGCGACGTGTCCTTCTTTCTGTTGTCCAATCCGATGCGTCCCAACGGCGGTGTTCTGGCGAGGGGACCCGAGGGCCTGACGATCCCGATCATCGGAATCACCTTCCACGGAGCCACCCCGACCGACAGTTGTGATGCGTCTGGTGAGTGCTACGACACCGCCGATGTGGCAGCGCAATACGACATTCTCGGCGGCGACGCACCGGCGAGCCTGACCAACCTATTGGCCATCGCGAACGCCGTGGCCGGGTACTACTACTTTCACGGTGAGATGCAGAACGCGAGCCTCGAGGACGCCGAATACCAAGGCTCCCACGGTGACACGGATTACTACCTCGTTCGCGCGCAGCGCCTGCCCATCCTGATGCCATTCGAGGCCTTCGTGCCGTCGCCGATCCTCACGCTGCTCGAGGCTCCGTTGAAAGCGGCGATCGAGGCCGGCTATGCGCGCGACGTCAATCCGGGCGTGGCCACCAAGGTGGGGCTGCTTCCGTTCCGGGATCCGGTGCAGGCCATCGTGAACATCGTCAACGCGATCCCGGTGGGTATCGACGACGCGATCGCCGAAGCATCCGGAGACGAAAACAATCGGCCCCTCGGAACCGATCCGGTGACGGGCCCGTTCGGGGTGGGCGGTCCCGAGCTGCCCGATCCGTCATCGGCCGACGGCGAGCAGAACTCGATGGTGTCCTCACGACTGGGTGACGACTCCGGACAGGGCACCGGCGAGGGGAACCTCGGGGAGAACGCTGAGGAGCAGGTCGTCGAGGGAGAGGTCATCGAGGAAGGGGCGCCGGAGGGCCAGGCCGCCGACAACCTCGAGGCGACCACGCCCCGCGTCGGCCCCAAGCCGGTGACCCGAGTCGGCGAGCACATTCGCAGCACTCTGGATTCCATCCGCTTGCCGAAGATCAGAGGCCCGATCAGGTTCGACTCGCAGCGCGACGCCACACCTTCGTCACCCACCACGGCCGGCGACAACGACACCGCCCCCGGCGCGCCGGGTTCCACCCCAGCCGACGCGGCAAGCCCGGCAGCCGCCTGA
- a CDS encoding LpqN/LpqT family lipoprotein: MSKTVRAGVIAIATVALGLSLAGCGSDTKTDESATESASTSEAATTTSAAAAPTSEGQAAGPNKTIVDYIRENGITETPVKRGDPGAPTIDLPMPEGWEDAGPRTPEWAYGAILSTDPAFTSDPPSIMALVSKLTGNVDPAKILEFAPGEINNLPGFEGSNTGTPGELSGFDAMQVGGTYEKNGVTRAIAQKTVVIPGQDGLYVLQLNADGREDQIGVLGAATVTIDEQTKITP; the protein is encoded by the coding sequence ATGAGCAAGACAGTGAGGGCCGGCGTCATCGCCATCGCGACCGTCGCACTCGGATTGAGCCTGGCCGGTTGTGGCTCGGACACCAAGACCGACGAGTCCGCGACGGAAAGTGCGTCTACCAGCGAAGCGGCCACGACGACCAGCGCAGCGGCCGCGCCCACCAGCGAGGGCCAGGCCGCGGGACCAAACAAGACGATCGTCGACTACATCCGTGAGAACGGCATCACCGAAACTCCGGTCAAGCGCGGGGATCCCGGTGCGCCCACCATTGACCTGCCCATGCCGGAGGGCTGGGAGGATGCCGGCCCCCGCACCCCCGAATGGGCTTACGGCGCAATCCTTTCCACTGATCCGGCCTTCACCAGCGATCCGCCGTCCATCATGGCGCTGGTCTCCAAGCTGACCGGAAACGTCGACCCGGCGAAGATCCTCGAGTTCGCGCCCGGCGAGATAAACAACCTGCCCGGGTTCGAGGGCTCGAACACCGGAACCCCCGGCGAGCTCAGCGGTTTCGACGCCATGCAGGTTGGCGGCACCTACGAGAAAAACGGCGTCACCCGCGCCATCGCGCAGAAGACCGTCGTCATCCCGGGCCAGGACGGTCTCTACGTCCTGCAACTCAACGCCGATGGTCGCGAGGATCAGATCGGCGTCCTGGGGGCCGCCACCGTCACCATCGACGAGCAGACCAAGATCACTCCCTGA
- a CDS encoding GNAT family N-acetyltransferase, protein MAGPTVVRADELVELEVFAGCSTAALAPLAAQLQPLNATPGQVLMQQGELAVSFLLIGSGRAEVTHAGEDGHDTVAELQPGLIVGEIALLRDTPRSATVVALDQLSGWVGDREAFATMLEIPGMVEKLVRTARQRLAAFITPIPVKLRDGSVFYLRPVLPGDSERTTNGPVEFSSETLYRRFQSPRTPTKSLMTYLFEVDYVHHFVWVMTEGAEGPVVADARFVRDEDDLAVAEVAFIVGDDYQGRGIGTFLMDALVVTADYVGVERFTARVLSDNHAMRAILDRYGASWQRDDLGVVITVVDVPNPGSLRLPASLVKKIRGVTSQVIKAVG, encoded by the coding sequence GTGGCCGGCCCGACCGTCGTCCGAGCCGACGAACTCGTCGAACTAGAAGTTTTCGCCGGCTGTTCGACCGCAGCTCTGGCGCCGCTCGCGGCGCAGTTGCAGCCGCTGAATGCGACGCCCGGACAAGTGCTCATGCAACAGGGCGAGCTCGCGGTGTCGTTTTTGCTGATCGGATCCGGCCGCGCCGAGGTCACCCATGCCGGCGAGGACGGGCACGACACCGTGGCCGAACTTCAGCCCGGCCTCATCGTCGGCGAGATCGCGTTGCTGCGCGACACGCCGCGCAGTGCCACCGTGGTGGCGCTCGATCAACTTTCGGGATGGGTCGGTGATCGAGAAGCGTTCGCGACCATGCTCGAGATCCCGGGCATGGTCGAGAAGCTGGTACGTACGGCGCGGCAGCGGCTCGCCGCGTTCATCACCCCGATCCCGGTGAAACTGCGCGACGGGTCCGTCTTCTACCTGCGCCCGGTCCTGCCGGGAGACAGCGAACGCACGACGAACGGTCCGGTCGAGTTCTCGAGCGAGACGCTGTACCGGCGGTTCCAGTCGCCGCGCACCCCTACGAAGTCCTTGATGACATACCTGTTCGAGGTCGACTATGTGCACCACTTCGTCTGGGTGATGACCGAGGGCGCCGAGGGGCCCGTGGTGGCCGACGCGCGATTCGTGCGTGACGAGGACGACCTGGCGGTCGCGGAGGTGGCGTTCATCGTCGGCGACGACTACCAGGGCCGCGGCATCGGTACGTTCCTGATGGACGCGCTCGTCGTCACCGCGGATTACGTTGGTGTCGAACGCTTTACCGCACGGGTGCTCAGCGACAACCACGCCATGCGGGCGATCCTGGACCGCTACGGCGCCAGCTGGCAGCGCGACGACCTCGGGGTCGTCATCACCGTCGTCGACGTCCCGAACCCAGGCTCGCTACGGCTGCCTGCGTCGCTCGTCAAGAAAATCCGGGGCGTGACGTCGCAGGTGATCAAGGCGGTCGGGTGA
- a CDS encoding SDR family oxidoreductase, producing the protein MSNDQFSTHTQLFDLSGKRALVTGGSRGIGLMMARGLVQAGARVVISSRKADACEAAREQLSGLGDVQAIPADLSRHEECLRLAEQVTAGGEQLDILVNNAGATWGEPLESFPDSAWDKVLDLNVKSPFWMVQALAPALREAGTAEDPARIINVGSIDGIRPSRLPVYSYVSSKAALHNLTRMLAYELGPQHITVNAVAPGPFPSKMMAATLESFGDSIAASAPLRRIGRDDDMAGIAVFLASRAGAYLTGAVIPVDGGLSTTAAG; encoded by the coding sequence ATGAGCAATGATCAGTTCAGCACTCATACCCAGCTCTTCGATCTGAGCGGAAAGCGCGCCCTGGTCACGGGCGGATCGCGAGGCATCGGCCTGATGATGGCCCGCGGCCTCGTGCAGGCCGGCGCCCGCGTGGTGATCAGCTCGCGCAAGGCCGACGCCTGCGAAGCGGCCCGCGAACAGCTGTCGGGCCTCGGCGACGTCCAGGCGATCCCGGCCGACCTGTCCCGGCACGAGGAATGCCTGCGGCTGGCCGAACAGGTCACCGCGGGCGGCGAGCAGCTGGACATCCTGGTCAACAACGCGGGCGCGACGTGGGGTGAGCCGTTGGAGAGCTTCCCCGATTCGGCGTGGGACAAAGTTCTCGATCTCAACGTCAAGTCGCCGTTCTGGATGGTGCAGGCGCTGGCCCCAGCGCTTCGCGAAGCCGGGACGGCAGAAGATCCCGCTCGGATCATCAACGTCGGCAGCATCGACGGCATTCGCCCGAGCCGGCTCCCGGTGTATTCGTATGTCAGCAGCAAGGCGGCGCTACACAATCTGACGCGCATGCTGGCGTATGAACTGGGACCGCAGCACATCACCGTCAATGCCGTCGCTCCCGGGCCCTTCCCGTCCAAGATGATGGCCGCGACGCTCGAGTCGTTCGGCGACTCGATCGCGGCGTCGGCGCCGCTGCGCCGGATCGGACGCGACGACGACATGGCGGGCATCGCGGTGTTTCTCGCCAGCCGTGCCGGGGCCTACCTCACCGGAGCGGTGATCCCGGTCGACGGCGGACTCTCGACGACCGCCGCCGGGTGA
- a CDS encoding DNA polymerase domain-containing protein, with the protein MAAKEHRDGVDLSNLDEPLTPDAGATKRDLVDYLAAVAGRMLPGLVDRPLTVLRVLRGREPFMQKNVPKYTPDWVRTVPMWAEASHREVRYALCNDWRTLLWLANQRAVEYHPTLGLADNIYRPTHLVLDLDPPDDDFTKVVAVAHLVHQALADTGLDGAVKTSGAKGVHVFVPIDDSAPVDDVAAATRALAARAEALDPGIATTAFIVEDRGGKVFVDATRAGGATVAAAYSPRLRPGTPVSFPLQWSELDSVSPADFTVHTAIDALDGRPSWQESMPAPQRLPADLIEQGRTIPVARVAAMHEGKRRAKARRELGEDTDLR; encoded by the coding sequence GTGGCCGCGAAGGAGCATCGCGACGGCGTCGACCTTTCCAATCTCGACGAACCGCTGACCCCCGATGCCGGGGCCACCAAACGCGACCTCGTCGACTATCTGGCGGCGGTCGCCGGTCGGATGCTGCCGGGACTCGTCGATCGACCGCTGACCGTTTTGCGGGTCCTACGCGGGCGCGAACCGTTCATGCAGAAGAACGTGCCCAAGTACACCCCCGACTGGGTGCGGACGGTGCCGATGTGGGCGGAGGCCTCACACCGCGAGGTGCGCTACGCGCTCTGCAACGACTGGCGCACCCTGCTATGGCTGGCCAACCAGCGGGCAGTGGAGTACCACCCGACGCTCGGGCTGGCGGACAACATCTATCGCCCAACACATCTCGTGCTCGACCTCGACCCGCCCGACGACGACTTCACGAAGGTGGTGGCCGTCGCGCATTTGGTGCATCAGGCGCTGGCCGACACCGGTCTCGACGGCGCGGTCAAGACCAGCGGGGCCAAGGGGGTGCACGTCTTCGTCCCGATCGACGACTCGGCACCGGTCGACGACGTCGCCGCGGCGACCCGCGCGCTCGCGGCCCGTGCGGAAGCTCTCGATCCGGGCATCGCGACGACGGCGTTCATCGTCGAGGACCGCGGCGGCAAGGTGTTCGTCGACGCCACCCGCGCGGGCGGAGCCACCGTCGCGGCGGCGTACAGCCCGCGGCTGCGCCCCGGCACGCCGGTGTCGTTTCCGCTCCAGTGGTCCGAACTCGACTCGGTCTCCCCCGCCGACTTCACCGTCCATACCGCGATCGACGCGCTCGACGGCCGGCCATCGTGGCAGGAGTCGATGCCGGCACCGCAGCGGCTGCCCGCCGACCTGATCGAGCAGGGCCGCACCATTCCCGTCGCCAGAGTGGCGGCGATGCACGAAGGCAAGCGCCGGGCGAAAGCGCGCCGAGAACTCGGCGAGGACACCGACTTACGGTGA
- a CDS encoding phosphotransferase — protein sequence MKQNMIPRRPADIDVTMFRALTARDDVTAVRVHDVDHGTATRARLDITGDAQLPSTAFVKLAPTRPAERLFNRFMALAHNEAEVYRRLHADLSEVIPALYGAASNGRGRAVVILEDLAVRGAVFTPLATGASAQQALAVAGALAIVHQKFWQSSRFDGDLAFLGPTRSRNTRLGPHSWHLLHTIPKDFDDIVPPQFRDEARMLIKRRWEIAALMRTYPNSLLHGDTHLGNICFVGDRPVLFDWQVSSCGPAIKDLAYFAATSVDSDIRRAIDTELVRTYVDTLNADGTMRLSFEDAWDSYRLFAFTGYIAAGVTAAFGRRLQGEATTRAGLGRAVEAVRDFASLDLLRAALGGTR from the coding sequence GTGAAGCAGAACATGATTCCGCGCCGGCCCGCCGACATCGATGTGACGATGTTCCGGGCGCTGACGGCGCGCGACGATGTGACCGCCGTGCGCGTCCACGATGTCGACCATGGGACGGCCACGCGGGCGCGACTGGATATCACCGGCGATGCGCAACTGCCGAGCACGGCGTTCGTCAAACTGGCCCCCACCCGGCCCGCCGAGCGCCTCTTCAACCGGTTCATGGCGCTGGCGCACAACGAAGCCGAGGTATACCGACGACTGCACGCCGACCTGTCCGAGGTGATCCCCGCCCTGTACGGCGCGGCATCCAACGGCCGGGGCCGCGCCGTGGTGATCCTGGAGGATCTCGCTGTGCGCGGCGCGGTTTTCACGCCGCTGGCGACCGGGGCCAGCGCCCAGCAGGCGCTCGCCGTTGCCGGCGCGCTCGCGATCGTGCATCAAAAGTTCTGGCAGTCATCACGTTTCGATGGTGACCTCGCGTTTCTCGGTCCGACCCGATCGCGCAACACCCGGCTCGGTCCGCACTCGTGGCATCTGCTGCACACGATCCCCAAGGACTTCGACGACATCGTGCCGCCGCAGTTCCGCGACGAGGCGAGGATGCTCATCAAGCGCCGTTGGGAAATCGCGGCCCTGATGCGCACCTACCCGAACTCGCTCCTGCACGGTGACACCCATCTGGGCAACATCTGCTTCGTCGGCGACCGGCCCGTCCTGTTCGACTGGCAGGTCAGCTCGTGCGGACCGGCGATCAAAGACCTGGCGTATTTCGCCGCCACGTCCGTCGACTCCGACATCCGGCGCGCCATCGACACCGAACTCGTGCGCACCTACGTCGACACGCTGAACGCCGACGGCACCATGCGGCTCAGTTTCGAGGACGCATGGGACTCGTATCGACTGTTCGCCTTCACCGGGTACATCGCGGCTGGCGTCACGGCGGCGTTCGGCCGGCGCCTACAGGGCGAAGCGACGACGCGGGCAGGACTCGGCCGGGCGGTGGAAGCGGTCCGGGACTTCGCATCGCTGGACCTCCTACGCGCTGCACTCGGTGGGACGCGCTGA
- the trhA gene encoding PAQR family membrane homeostasis protein TrhA — MDALIDDEHHLTRGRRDSLASAEISGPRAPVVDDLPQGLADTVADLIGRPRARGWIHLCSAITATAGGLALVSAAVIESSPRAILATLIYTVTVVAMFSISAVYHRNHWHNPAALKWMKRLDHSAIFIFIAGSYTPFALLAMPPSTGNLVLTIVWTGAAGGVALKMWWPSAPRWVGVPLYLLLGWVAIWFAGSLLDGGGPIVVGLLVLGGVLYNVGAILYAIRWPNPWPHTFGYHEFFHAFTAAAAVSHYAAVWFVVL; from the coding sequence TTGGACGCCCTAATCGACGATGAACACCACCTGACGCGCGGCCGAAGAGATTCGTTGGCATCTGCCGAGATCAGCGGGCCGCGCGCTCCGGTCGTTGACGACCTTCCCCAGGGCCTGGCCGACACGGTCGCAGACCTCATCGGACGGCCACGCGCCCGCGGCTGGATCCATCTGTGCTCCGCGATCACCGCCACTGCGGGCGGCTTGGCGCTGGTGTCCGCAGCGGTCATCGAGTCATCGCCGAGAGCGATTCTCGCGACGCTGATCTACACCGTCACCGTCGTCGCGATGTTCAGCATCAGCGCCGTTTATCACCGCAATCACTGGCACAACCCGGCAGCTCTCAAATGGATGAAGCGGCTCGACCATTCGGCGATCTTCATCTTCATCGCCGGTAGCTATACGCCGTTCGCGCTCTTGGCGATGCCGCCGAGCACCGGCAACCTCGTGCTGACCATCGTGTGGACCGGCGCCGCCGGCGGCGTGGCACTCAAGATGTGGTGGCCATCGGCACCGCGGTGGGTGGGAGTGCCGCTTTACCTTCTGCTCGGCTGGGTCGCAATCTGGTTCGCAGGCAGCCTGCTCGACGGTGGTGGTCCGATCGTCGTCGGCCTGCTCGTCCTCGGTGGAGTCCTCTACAACGTGGGAGCCATCCTCTACGCCATTCGTTGGCCGAACCCGTGGCCCCACACGTTCGGCTATCACGAGTTCTTTCACGCGTTCACTGCGGCCGCAGCCGTAAGCCATTATGCCGCAGTCTGGTTCGTCGTCCTCTAG
- a CDS encoding crotonase/enoyl-CoA hydratase family protein, whose product MGEDRVLVRTAAEGVATVTMVRADKHNALDQAMFNALIRAAEQVAADPSIRAVVLHGDGKSFCSGLDVASFMSGGGNGTGGLLARDADRVANVAQRVTYDWSLVPAPVIAAIHGNCFGGGLQIALGADIRIAAPDAKLSIMEIKWGLVPDMGITQTLPRLLPIDVAKELTFTGRVLVGSDAAALGLVTRTADDPLAAALALADEIAQKSPDAVRAAKRLYNETWVSNDAATALGRESELQSDLIGKPNQIAAVMAGMSGERPVFADPA is encoded by the coding sequence ATGGGCGAAGACAGAGTGCTGGTGCGGACGGCGGCCGAGGGTGTGGCCACGGTGACGATGGTGCGCGCGGACAAGCACAATGCGCTCGACCAAGCCATGTTCAATGCCTTGATCCGGGCGGCCGAGCAGGTGGCGGCCGACCCGTCCATTCGTGCGGTGGTCCTGCACGGCGACGGCAAGAGCTTCTGCTCGGGCCTGGACGTCGCCAGCTTCATGTCGGGGGGCGGCAACGGCACGGGCGGTCTACTGGCGCGCGATGCCGATCGGGTGGCCAACGTCGCCCAGCGCGTCACCTACGACTGGTCGCTGGTCCCGGCGCCGGTCATTGCCGCGATCCACGGCAACTGCTTCGGCGGTGGCCTACAGATCGCGCTCGGCGCCGACATCCGGATCGCCGCGCCGGACGCAAAGCTGTCGATCATGGAGATCAAGTGGGGCCTGGTGCCCGACATGGGGATCACGCAGACGCTGCCGAGGCTGCTGCCCATCGATGTCGCCAAGGAACTGACCTTCACCGGCCGCGTCCTGGTTGGTTCCGATGCCGCCGCACTCGGATTGGTCACCAGGACCGCCGACGATCCGCTGGCCGCCGCGCTGGCGCTCGCCGACGAGATTGCGCAGAAGTCTCCCGATGCGGTGCGCGCGGCGAAGAGGCTTTACAACGAGACGTGGGTCAGCAACGACGCGGCAACGGCACTGGGGCGCGAATCCGAGCTGCAGTCCGACCTCATCGGCAAGCCCAATCAGATCGCCGCGGTGATGGCGGGCATGTCAGGGGAGCGGCCGGTTTTCGCCGACCCCGCCTAG
- a CDS encoding DUF742 domain-containing protein, whose protein sequence is MQNLHLPHTRGTHTAPQQPPPEARPLGDLFIEPEAAAREPSLVRPYALTAGRTDADVELPLEAPVQAAVTATPPRWPKNDVRGQILTYCAHSRSIAEIAAALSLPLGATRFLVGDLVTQGHLRVNATPADSMTIEERRELLTRTLRGLRAL, encoded by the coding sequence TTGCAGAACCTCCACCTGCCGCATACCAGAGGCACGCACACCGCACCACAACAGCCGCCGCCGGAAGCCAGACCGCTCGGCGATCTCTTCATCGAACCGGAGGCCGCCGCGCGCGAGCCGAGTCTGGTCCGGCCGTACGCGCTGACGGCCGGCCGCACCGATGCCGATGTCGAGCTGCCCCTGGAGGCTCCGGTCCAAGCGGCCGTCACGGCCACGCCGCCGCGCTGGCCGAAAAACGATGTGCGAGGCCAGATCCTGACGTACTGCGCGCACAGCCGCTCCATCGCCGAGATCGCCGCTGCGCTCTCGTTACCGCTCGGTGCGACGCGGTTCCTGGTCGGCGATCTGGTGACACAGGGCCATCTGCGGGTGAACGCCACCCCCGCCGACTCGATGACGATCGAGGAACGCCGCGAACTGTTGACGAGGACGCTGCGCGGCCTACGCGCACTCTGA